The following are encoded together in the Nitrospira sp. genome:
- a CDS encoding DUF1906 domain-containing protein, giving the protein MTIIDTPWNTTASLSCLAAENVKTIIRYYNFSNSQRLPEKCLTLAEAEAICARGMNIAVVFQQRQDRVEDFSVE; this is encoded by the coding sequence ATGACCATCATCGATACGCCATGGAATACGACCGCGAGTCTTTCCTGTCTCGCAGCAGAGAATGTGAAGACCATTATTCGGTATTACAACTTCAGCAATTCCCAGAGGCTTCCAGAAAAGTGCTTGACGCTCGCTGAGGCGGAGGCCATCTGCGCGCGCGGGATGAACATTGCCGTCGTGTTTCAGCAACGGCAAGACCGGGTCGAGGACTTCTCTGTTGAATAA
- a CDS encoding ABC transporter ATP-binding protein encodes MEGSGTTGLDKPCDAYDVQSLRFRYQSNASTSRKWILDGVSFRVTEGEVLGIVGPNGSGKTSLLKLLARLASPQQGGIKLFGQDLTEVGQGEMACVVGVVPQDTQQLFPFTVAETVLMGRFPHRPRDRWGSGFGWESAEDVAIAEEAMTTMDMMHLAHRAVTELSGGERQRTMIARALAQTPHVLLLDEPTAFLDLQHQVEIGSVLCRLKDERGMTVILISHDLNLVSQYCDRLLLLADGQVVRLGTPEEVIEPVVLEEVYRCKVLVDRHPTSRMPRVTLPGRKTMWNG; translated from the coding sequence ATGGAGGGTAGTGGTACGACCGGCCTCGATAAGCCATGCGATGCCTATGATGTGCAGTCGCTTCGGTTCCGGTATCAGTCAAACGCATCCACAAGCAGGAAATGGATTCTCGATGGTGTGTCCTTTCGGGTTACTGAAGGGGAAGTCTTGGGTATCGTGGGGCCCAATGGATCGGGAAAGACGTCCTTATTGAAACTATTGGCAAGGCTTGCCAGTCCGCAGCAAGGCGGCATCAAACTGTTCGGGCAAGATCTGACAGAAGTGGGGCAAGGCGAGATGGCTTGCGTCGTTGGAGTGGTGCCACAGGATACCCAGCAGCTGTTTCCCTTTACCGTGGCAGAAACCGTGTTGATGGGACGATTTCCCCATCGTCCTCGAGATCGATGGGGAAGTGGATTTGGGTGGGAGAGTGCTGAGGATGTGGCCATTGCAGAAGAGGCCATGACTACGATGGATATGATGCACTTGGCCCATCGAGCGGTAACGGAGCTTTCTGGCGGTGAGCGGCAGCGGACGATGATTGCGCGGGCCTTGGCTCAGACACCACACGTTCTGTTGCTTGATGAGCCAACTGCGTTTCTCGATTTGCAACATCAGGTTGAGATCGGATCGGTGTTATGCCGATTGAAAGACGAGCGTGGCATGACGGTGATTCTGATTTCACATGACTTGAATCTCGTCAGCCAATATTGCGATCGGCTTCTCTTGCTCGCTGATGGACAGGTGGTCCGGCTGGGAACCCCTGAAGAGGTCATAGAGCCTGTGGTGCTGGAGGAGGTCTATCGGTGCAAGGTACTTGTGGATCGGCATCCGACTTCACGGATGCCACGAGTGACATTGCCTGGTCGGAAGACTATGTGGAATGGTTGA
- a CDS encoding cobalamin-binding protein, translating into MAWFLIGLLVGVSQSAEYDEGDVGVMKRRQQGILTGMPFMAHVSSRAFVDDVGRRMYLAKPPARVVSLAPSITEMLFSLGLEDQIVGVTEFCDYPAGAKSKAKVGYANPNVETIIALRPDLVLAPKDFLRPDLQAKLEQLKIPVFVLDAKTVEDIPLQLHTLGTMFEKTSAANDVTQHMRQRMAELKLKVETLPAKRVLYVLNSQPLISVGPGSFLHQMIGLAGGVNVAAQAGVAYPRLSMETVLKEDPEVLIFPSGEVETVPQSEQQQWRRWDSLSAVKQQRFHEVSSSLLNRPGPRVVEGVEQLVRAIHPELFSPNTPALHP; encoded by the coding sequence ATGGCCTGGTTTCTGATCGGGCTGCTTGTGGGTGTCTCGCAGTCTGCTGAATATGATGAAGGAGATGTTGGTGTGATGAAACGACGGCAACAGGGCATTCTCACCGGCATGCCGTTTATGGCCCATGTTTCATCCAGAGCCTTTGTCGATGATGTCGGGCGACGCATGTATCTGGCCAAGCCGCCGGCTCGCGTGGTGTCATTGGCGCCGAGCATCACCGAGATGCTGTTTTCGCTTGGCTTGGAGGACCAGATCGTCGGGGTCACGGAGTTTTGCGATTACCCGGCTGGTGCCAAGTCCAAAGCCAAGGTCGGATATGCAAATCCCAATGTGGAAACGATTATTGCCTTGCGACCAGACCTGGTGCTCGCACCCAAAGACTTTCTCCGTCCCGATCTACAGGCGAAACTCGAACAGCTCAAAATTCCGGTGTTTGTGCTTGATGCGAAGACAGTCGAGGACATCCCGCTCCAACTGCATACGCTGGGCACGATGTTCGAGAAAACCTCGGCCGCGAACGACGTGACGCAGCACATGCGTCAGCGTATGGCCGAGCTTAAGCTCAAAGTGGAGACCCTCCCTGCGAAACGAGTCTTGTATGTCTTGAATAGCCAGCCGTTGATCAGCGTCGGGCCGGGAAGTTTTCTCCATCAGATGATCGGTCTTGCAGGAGGAGTCAACGTCGCCGCTCAGGCCGGTGTGGCCTATCCACGGCTGAGTATGGAGACAGTCTTGAAGGAAGATCCGGAAGTGCTGATTTTCCCGAGCGGCGAGGTGGAAACGGTGCCGCAAAGTGAGCAACAGCAGTGGCGGCGGTGGGACTCGCTCTCGGCCGTCAAACAACAGAGATTTCATGAAGTCTCGTCAAGTCTCCTGAATCGTCCGGGCCCTCGCGTCGTTGAGGGCGTGGAGCAGCTTGTCCGGGCGATCCATCCGGAACTGTTCAGCCCCAATACCCCTGCGCTTCATCCATGA
- a CDS encoding carbon-nitrogen hydrolase family protein, which produces MTRGKIALLHLEIRPGAIVQNRYLLVEAIKHAASIGAEWIVTPELSVCGLQFVQHAGTAWIQSQPDPWMQQVCKLVRTLKQTVFLGCPEREDRRFYNSVFVIGPTGEIVGHHRKINVVSDSLAWSSSGDRVAPIECDGIKVGVLICSDAYTPNIARVLKFEGAQMLVSPASWGPGIHGPNGEWEQRSHETRLPLIVCNRTGSETTLDFRKATSLVVKDGDRLLSHTSDRSAVLTFDWDFSNMIPSTTHFRTDYLRS; this is translated from the coding sequence ATGACGCGAGGAAAAATCGCCCTGCTCCATCTCGAAATCCGTCCCGGTGCAATTGTGCAAAACCGGTACTTGCTCGTCGAAGCCATCAAGCACGCGGCTTCGATCGGGGCAGAATGGATCGTGACACCGGAGCTTTCGGTCTGCGGATTGCAGTTTGTGCAGCATGCCGGCACTGCGTGGATACAATCGCAACCCGACCCGTGGATGCAACAGGTCTGCAAGCTGGTCAGGACTCTGAAACAGACGGTCTTTCTTGGTTGCCCGGAACGGGAGGACAGGCGGTTCTACAATTCCGTGTTTGTCATCGGTCCGACAGGCGAGATTGTAGGCCACCATCGCAAGATCAATGTGGTGAGTGATTCCCTGGCATGGTCGAGTTCAGGTGACCGTGTCGCTCCGATTGAGTGCGACGGGATCAAGGTCGGCGTGCTGATCTGCAGCGATGCCTACACGCCGAATATTGCTCGAGTGCTGAAATTCGAAGGCGCACAAATGTTGGTGTCGCCCGCATCATGGGGCCCAGGCATTCATGGTCCGAATGGGGAATGGGAGCAGCGGAGCCATGAAACAAGACTCCCGTTGATTGTCTGTAATCGAACTGGTTCAGAGACGACACTCGATTTTCGAAAGGCGACGAGCTTGGTCGTGAAGGACGGTGACCGGTTGTTGTCTCATACGTCGGACCGATCGGCCGTCCTCACGTTTGACTGGGACTTCTCCAATATGATACCAAGCACAACTCATTTTCGGACAGACTACCTTCGGAGTTAG
- a CDS encoding type II toxin-antitoxin system VapC family toxin, which produces MKWFVEERGALAARTVLARGETLLAPELVLVEASNTAWKKVKRREITPEQGEAMMRAIPLYFDRLVESDILIARAYALATRLNHRVYDCLYLALAEMESITMITDDPRLIKAVAGTEFRKRVRQLERFSG; this is translated from the coding sequence GTGAAATGGTTTGTCGAGGAACGGGGGGCGTTGGCAGCCCGTACCGTCCTTGCGAGAGGCGAAACCCTTCTGGCACCGGAGCTTGTTCTGGTCGAGGCGAGCAATACGGCATGGAAAAAGGTAAAACGTAGAGAAATAACGCCCGAACAGGGAGAAGCGATGATGCGCGCCATCCCTCTGTATTTTGATCGGCTTGTAGAATCCGACATATTAATAGCCCGCGCATACGCATTAGCCACCAGATTGAATCACCGCGTCTACGATTGCTTGTACCTTGCATTGGCAGAGATGGAATCGATCACTATGATCACGGATGACCCCCGCCTCATCAAGGCAGTCGCAGGTACAGAATTCAGAAAACGGGTACGCCAGTTGGAACGATTCAGTGGGTAG
- a CDS encoding putative baseplate assembly protein: MICRDDRRREAVRQKPGLNGLDYIEVEEIVVGDKKQPLLRVYLLGKFQGVVNKENVRIDGGVRVKGLVATHVKPVRGSRKDEDDVLEITVNQWGDFSTYTLHVVKGDEYNRPGTEPLPGFDPLYAKVDFVFRGAAPTSPVCASIQEARALREEPEINYLAKDYASFRQLIFDRLATIAPAWQERHAPDLGLMLVEVLAYIGDQLSYYQDAVATEAYLHTARQRISVRRHLRLIDYALHDGCNARAWVCIETADDMPLWPGEVYFVSDTNQTMTGRNVVMSGRDMDEVPSNQYEVFEPIEDRPIHLYTAHNCINFYTWDHRVCSLPAGATSATLRDEDKGGERALKQLRAGDVLILEEVKGPRTGHMADADPQHRHAVRLAKVTPGCDELHAQPVVHIEWDREDALRFPLVISAIGDAPCCELINDVTVARGNVVLVDHGRTVTEQEAWIVPAQNEPTACEGEGQPADTAVQAAPFHPVLTHGPVTQAVPFPDTGTIARHQARVIDQIIRDLRLRVVEIWRAVQQRKQEADERNVAGLSVGEMATLTAIFDEELLADLNIRSGSEATTHATKTLKKLLLREGRLLLPSSSRQSVSSGRSVFAHKMQRLFALRERAYSGYCLTERDAQEVGALFDPQYSEWLKPNNPLLYGSAQHAIPQDVNGSTRGAIRKDISAALPSLTIKEEHEGKDQDGKEWRPRRDLLNSRREDRHVVVEVDDREVAHVRFGNGDLGRRVEPGVAMKATYRIGNGTRGNVVAEAISHLVYRSATVSGSSVLRVRNPFRAQGGSDPESIATAKLKAPASLRSHLERAVAAEDYARLAERNPKVQRAAAELRWAQGWYEVRVFIDPLHGLVLEDGLRDELTRSLHAYRRIGHEVVVLPARYVPLEIALTVTLHPHQLRDHVREELRAVLGNGVLPHGRKGFFHPDLLTFGESIYLSRLVAVAQAVPGVRNIEVTQFQRVGLSSDKGIREGVLPVGLFEIARLDNDPNSPEFGTLAMTLEGGR, from the coding sequence GTGATCTGTCGAGACGACCGCCGGCGGGAAGCGGTGCGCCAAAAGCCGGGCCTCAATGGTCTTGACTATATCGAGGTTGAGGAGATTGTGGTCGGCGACAAGAAGCAGCCGCTCCTCCGTGTCTACCTGCTAGGTAAGTTTCAGGGGGTGGTGAACAAAGAAAACGTGCGGATTGATGGCGGCGTGCGGGTGAAAGGTCTCGTTGCGACGCATGTGAAGCCGGTTCGAGGTTCGCGCAAGGATGAGGATGACGTTCTCGAGATCACGGTCAATCAGTGGGGTGATTTCTCAACCTATACGCTGCATGTCGTGAAAGGGGATGAGTACAACCGGCCTGGAACGGAGCCGCTTCCTGGATTTGATCCTCTGTACGCCAAGGTTGACTTTGTCTTTCGCGGTGCGGCACCGACCAGTCCGGTTTGTGCTTCGATCCAAGAGGCCAGGGCTCTGCGCGAAGAACCGGAGATCAACTACCTCGCCAAGGACTACGCGAGTTTTCGCCAACTGATTTTCGACCGCCTTGCAACCATCGCACCGGCGTGGCAGGAACGGCATGCTCCCGACTTGGGACTGATGCTGGTTGAAGTGTTGGCCTATATCGGCGACCAACTCAGCTACTATCAAGATGCCGTCGCGACCGAAGCCTATCTCCACACGGCCAGGCAGCGGATCTCCGTCCGGCGGCATCTGCGCTTGATCGACTATGCCTTGCATGACGGCTGCAACGCCCGCGCGTGGGTCTGCATTGAAACCGCCGACGATATGCCGCTTTGGCCAGGTGAGGTCTATTTTGTTTCCGATACGAATCAGACCATGACCGGCCGGAACGTCGTCATGTCCGGACGAGACATGGATGAGGTACCATCGAATCAATACGAAGTGTTTGAACCGATCGAGGATCGGCCAATACACTTGTATACCGCACACAACTGCATCAACTTTTATACGTGGGACCATCGAGTCTGTTCGTTGCCTGCCGGAGCGACGTCTGCCACGCTTCGGGATGAAGACAAGGGTGGTGAACGCGCGCTGAAGCAATTGCGTGCTGGCGATGTCCTGATTTTGGAAGAAGTCAAAGGCCCTCGGACAGGCCACATGGCTGATGCAGATCCTCAGCATCGGCACGCAGTTCGGCTGGCAAAGGTGACGCCTGGTTGTGATGAGCTGCATGCCCAGCCGGTGGTCCATATTGAATGGGACCGTGAGGATGCCCTTCGTTTTCCCTTGGTGATCTCGGCGATCGGCGACGCACCATGCTGTGAACTGATCAACGACGTGACGGTTGCCAGAGGTAATGTCGTGCTTGTGGACCATGGGCGTACGGTCACTGAGCAGGAGGCGTGGATCGTTCCGGCACAGAATGAACCGACCGCCTGTGAAGGGGAAGGGCAGCCCGCTGACACAGCGGTCCAGGCTGCGCCGTTTCACCCAGTCTTGACGCATGGGCCGGTCACGCAGGCTGTCCCGTTTCCTGACACCGGCACGATCGCCCGGCATCAAGCAAGAGTCATCGACCAGATCATCCGTGATCTCCGGCTTCGAGTCGTGGAGATTTGGCGAGCTGTGCAGCAACGTAAACAGGAGGCCGATGAACGAAATGTGGCGGGTCTGTCAGTGGGTGAAATGGCGACTCTGACGGCAATTTTTGACGAAGAACTCCTCGCCGATTTGAATATCCGTTCTGGCTCAGAGGCCACAACACATGCGACCAAGACGTTGAAGAAGCTTCTGCTTCGGGAAGGTCGGCTCCTGCTGCCTTCCTCATCTCGCCAGAGTGTGTCCTCAGGAAGATCTGTGTTCGCCCATAAAATGCAACGTCTGTTTGCACTGCGCGAGCGTGCCTACTCTGGATACTGTCTGACGGAACGTGATGCCCAAGAGGTGGGAGCTCTTTTTGATCCACAGTACAGTGAATGGCTGAAGCCGAACAATCCTCTTCTCTATGGATCGGCACAGCATGCAATACCACAGGATGTCAACGGATCGACACGGGGGGCAATACGAAAGGATATCAGCGCGGCGCTGCCGTCTCTCACGATTAAAGAGGAGCATGAGGGAAAAGACCAAGATGGAAAGGAGTGGAGGCCCCGGCGCGACCTCCTGAACAGCCGTCGAGAAGATCGGCATGTCGTGGTGGAAGTCGATGATCGAGAGGTCGCACATGTACGTTTCGGTAACGGTGATCTCGGACGCCGCGTCGAGCCTGGTGTGGCGATGAAGGCGACGTACCGCATTGGAAACGGCACGAGAGGCAACGTAGTGGCGGAAGCCATTTCACATCTCGTGTATCGTTCCGCCACGGTTTCTGGATCGAGTGTGCTCCGTGTACGAAATCCTTTTCGGGCGCAGGGAGGCTCCGACCCTGAATCGATCGCCACGGCCAAACTCAAGGCCCCGGCAAGCCTCCGCTCTCATCTTGAGCGAGCGGTGGCAGCGGAGGACTATGCTCGTCTCGCGGAACGGAACCCGAAGGTGCAGCGCGCGGCTGCTGAACTCCGCTGGGCACAAGGGTGGTATGAAGTGCGCGTGTTCATCGACCCGTTGCACGGACTCGTGCTTGAGGATGGGCTGCGCGATGAACTGACCAGAAGTCTGCACGCCTATCGACGCATCGGGCATGAGGTCGTTGTCCTTCCTGCACGCTATGTGCCGCTGGAGATTGCACTGACTGTCACGCTCCATCCGCATCAACTTCGGGACCATGTGCGTGAAGAACTCCGTGCTGTGCTCGGGAACGGGGTGCTTCCTCATGGACGAAAAGGATTCTTCCATCCCGATCTGCTCACGTTCGGAGAGAGCATCTATCTCAGCCGTCTTGTCGCCGTAGCACAAGCTGTTCCCGGTGTTCGGAATATCGAAGTCACTCAATTTCAGCGTGTGGGTCTGTCGTCGGACAAGGGAATTCGCGAAGGGGTGCTCCCGGTTGGTCTGTTCGAGATTGCGCGACTCGATAATGATCCTAACTCTCCGGAGTTCGGAACGCTGGCGATGACCTTAGAGGGGGGACGATGA
- a CDS encoding 50S ribosomal protein L28, with translation MAFMCEVCQKKPVSGNNVSHANNKTRRVFNPNIQTVRAVVGKSHKRIRVCTRCLRSGLVKKAV, from the coding sequence GTGGCATTTATGTGTGAAGTGTGCCAAAAGAAGCCGGTCTCCGGGAATAATGTCAGCCATGCGAATAATAAGACCCGGCGCGTGTTCAACCCCAACATTCAAACCGTACGAGCTGTGGTCGGCAAGAGCCACAAGCGGATCCGTGTCTGCACCCGCTGCCTGCGTTCAGGATTGGTCAAGAAAGCCGTCTAG
- a CDS encoding iron ABC transporter permease: MCLHFGTQPIAYGEILRVLVDAILRDEPGTDRNATDITRTILLQIRLPRVLLGFLVGCSLAAVGVVLQALLRNPLADPYVLGVSSGAALGTAVGVLCGAGTTVLAEAALPACGFAGGIVALVIVYRMATSSERLPIHSLLLTGVILNAIFSALIMFVTSVLDPNRSYGMMAWLMGTLTSPTYSGLIGVGVYLSIGLLLLFRQMCVLNILAVGEDAARSLGVDMEQAKRSIFVLTALVTGAVVSMSGMIGFIGMVVPHAVRLAIGADHRLLLPASALVGGTFLMGADTMARTLIAPTEIPVGIITALAGGPFFVYLLLWRKDRLA, encoded by the coding sequence ATGTGTCTTCACTTCGGAACACAACCCATTGCGTATGGAGAGATTCTCCGGGTGTTGGTCGACGCGATTCTACGTGATGAGCCTGGAACGGACCGCAACGCAACAGATATCACTCGCACGATTCTACTCCAGATCAGACTCCCGAGGGTGTTGCTGGGGTTTCTGGTGGGATGCTCTTTGGCCGCAGTAGGCGTCGTCTTACAGGCACTGCTGCGCAACCCCTTGGCCGATCCCTATGTACTTGGGGTCTCCAGCGGAGCAGCGCTTGGCACAGCCGTGGGGGTGTTGTGTGGCGCAGGGACGACCGTTTTAGCGGAAGCGGCATTGCCGGCCTGTGGCTTTGCCGGTGGGATCGTCGCATTGGTGATCGTCTATCGAATGGCAACCAGCTCAGAACGGTTGCCGATTCACAGCTTGCTGTTGACGGGAGTGATCCTCAACGCCATCTTTTCTGCCTTGATCATGTTCGTTACCTCGGTCCTGGACCCCAACCGCTCGTATGGCATGATGGCCTGGTTGATGGGAACACTCACGTCACCTACCTATAGCGGACTCATTGGGGTAGGGGTCTATCTTTCGATTGGTCTCCTTCTACTGTTCAGACAGATGTGTGTCTTGAATATTCTGGCAGTAGGGGAAGACGCGGCTCGTTCGCTTGGTGTTGATATGGAACAGGCAAAGCGCTCCATCTTTGTGCTGACAGCCTTGGTGACCGGTGCCGTAGTATCCATGAGTGGCATGATTGGGTTTATCGGGATGGTAGTGCCTCACGCCGTGCGTTTGGCCATCGGCGCCGATCATCGATTGCTCCTTCCTGCGTCGGCGCTGGTCGGCGGCACCTTTCTCATGGGTGCGGATACGATGGCTCGGACGTTGATCGCCCCAACAGAAATTCCGGTCGGCATCATTACCGCTTTGGCCGGAGGGCCATTCTTCGTCTATCTCCTGCTCTGGCGTAAGGACCGTTTGGCATGA
- a CDS encoding putative baseplate assembly protein, whose translation MTKSHDSWEAAESRTPLSVSNRSGLDRLRYRVGTHSAFLRSMKAELSRRGFPILGRLTSDTGDDPAVALLDAWATVADVLTFYQERIANEGYLRTATEHRSLVELARLVGYVPRPGVAASVHLAYTVESAAPSLPDQGRTTSATKEPSVTIPAGARVQTIPGPGELPQAFETSEELDARASWNKLQPRLTRPQRITPDNVDMLKTVYFEGTAPGLKPNDVVLFDFQDSARPFYRRIAVVHDPDLANKRTMVTLQPKPLQEEVEQALESSIQSLTSEGAQQPTKAEKIKREILDSLKQTITARMPPQERLADLSKKVTTLEHRAKQIRTGETREWMLDLSTTLSKTLKKDRGDGTKDEESAQPFVLDRQPADGPVSELVYAALTANPLSKDGGVSERLPHTRLEETHPVTVYAFRVKASLFGHNAPKEPTALNDKTKVMTFYEWQVDTADKTPNTVYLDASYDKITSNSWVILEYSPQGIVVPMRVSTVDTGMSRALYGITGKTSKLVLSSAGGEEQPWFQDKEGFGIIRQTVVYAQSEELSLAGEPFVDSIGGEASTHIELDGYVEGLKPGRWLIVTGEEVDVTQPLERITLPSEQEKEAKGEITIQGTRRSELVQVSAVEDGWAMLPKTDKTTTSPASQQPAYPAASDKADEKKRTLVPAPGNATHTTVVLKSSLKFQYKRETVEIYGNVVRATHGESRREVLGSGDAGKALQHFPLAQNPLTYTAASTPAGIASSLSVYVNGVRWKEAMRLTDLGSRDRAFVVQTDEEQKTTIIFGDGQNGTRLPTGIENVKAEYRSGIGTVGNVEAERVRLLMTRPLGVKAVDNPLRASGGADPEGTDLVRANAFLGVMAFDRVVSVQDYEDFARSFAGIGTARAELLRHGRQQFIHLTIAGIEDGPIDQGSDLYNHLTEALRKYGDPRHQFSLASRELLVLVLSARVAVHPDYQWADVEQQVRTTLFAQFSFAKRALGQDAYLSEVISTIQNVRGVHSVDVDVFDYVPQIQEAGAQRRLLPIPELDRLARKKIEDMKKTPQDQPKDAISVSPARIVAGAVRPAQLGYIPFAVPSAIELTPRPV comes from the coding sequence ATGACGAAGTCTCACGATTCTTGGGAGGCTGCCGAGAGCAGGACTCCTCTCTCTGTGAGTAACCGCTCGGGATTGGACCGCCTCCGCTATCGAGTCGGGACACACTCGGCGTTTCTCAGAAGTATGAAGGCCGAGCTTTCGCGTCGGGGATTTCCTATTCTCGGACGACTGACTTCGGATACCGGCGATGATCCGGCTGTGGCGCTGCTCGACGCGTGGGCCACTGTTGCCGATGTGTTGACCTTCTATCAGGAACGGATTGCCAACGAAGGGTATCTTCGAACCGCGACCGAACATCGTTCTCTCGTCGAGTTGGCTCGATTGGTCGGGTACGTGCCACGTCCCGGTGTGGCAGCGAGTGTTCATCTGGCCTATACGGTGGAGAGCGCCGCGCCCTCCTTGCCCGATCAAGGGCGAACTACTTCAGCAACGAAGGAGCCTTCCGTCACCATTCCTGCCGGCGCGCGTGTCCAAACCATTCCCGGTCCTGGTGAGTTGCCTCAAGCGTTTGAAACATCGGAGGAACTTGACGCACGAGCCAGTTGGAACAAGTTGCAGCCCCGTCTGACTCGTCCGCAGAGGATCACTCCGGACAATGTCGATATGCTGAAGACGGTGTATTTCGAGGGTACTGCACCGGGTCTTAAGCCCAATGACGTGGTGTTGTTTGACTTTCAGGACTCAGCAAGACCGTTCTATCGCCGAATTGCCGTCGTCCATGACCCAGATCTCGCGAATAAGCGAACGATGGTGACTTTGCAGCCGAAACCCCTGCAGGAAGAAGTGGAACAAGCCTTAGAGTCTTCCATTCAGAGCCTTACTTCGGAAGGAGCTCAGCAGCCGACCAAGGCAGAGAAGATCAAACGCGAGATCCTTGATTCGCTGAAACAAACGATCACGGCACGTATGCCTCCTCAAGAACGTCTTGCGGATCTCTCAAAGAAGGTCACGACGCTTGAACATCGTGCGAAACAAATTCGCACAGGGGAAACCAGAGAATGGATGCTGGACCTCAGTACGACGCTGAGCAAGACACTCAAGAAGGACCGTGGGGATGGGACAAAGGATGAAGAGTCCGCCCAGCCCTTTGTGCTCGACAGGCAGCCTGCCGACGGTCCGGTTTCCGAACTCGTCTATGCTGCGCTCACAGCAAACCCTCTGTCGAAAGACGGGGGAGTGTCCGAACGCCTCCCTCATACACGTTTGGAAGAGACCCATCCGGTGACAGTGTACGCGTTTCGGGTGAAGGCGTCACTGTTTGGTCATAACGCGCCAAAGGAACCGACAGCGCTGAACGACAAAACTAAAGTGATGACGTTTTACGAATGGCAAGTTGATACAGCGGACAAGACACCGAACACGGTTTACCTCGATGCGAGTTACGACAAGATTACGTCGAACAGTTGGGTCATCCTTGAATATAGTCCACAAGGGATCGTTGTGCCGATGAGGGTCAGCACGGTCGATACGGGTATGTCACGCGCGTTGTACGGAATCACGGGTAAAACCAGCAAGTTGGTCCTGTCTTCTGCAGGTGGTGAAGAACAGCCTTGGTTCCAGGACAAAGAGGGGTTCGGCATTATTCGTCAAACGGTTGTCTATGCGCAAAGTGAAGAACTGTCTCTAGCCGGCGAACCGTTTGTTGATTCGATTGGGGGAGAAGCTTCTACACACATTGAGCTCGACGGCTATGTGGAGGGACTGAAGCCCGGTCGCTGGTTGATCGTCACGGGGGAAGAAGTCGATGTCACACAACCCCTTGAGCGGATCACACTTCCGTCAGAACAAGAGAAAGAGGCGAAGGGCGAGATCACGATACAAGGGACGAGACGAAGTGAATTGGTACAGGTGAGTGCTGTGGAGGATGGATGGGCGATGTTGCCTAAGACCGATAAGACAACAACATCTCCTGCATCACAACAACCTGCTTATCCCGCCGCGTCCGACAAGGCGGATGAGAAGAAAAGGACTCTCGTTCCCGCTCCGGGGAATGCAACTCATACGACGGTTGTGCTCAAGAGTAGCTTGAAGTTCCAGTATAAACGGGAGACAGTAGAAATCTACGGCAACGTCGTGCGTGCCACTCACGGTGAGAGTCGCAGGGAAGTCCTCGGAAGTGGTGACGCCGGCAAAGCGCTGCAACATTTCCCATTAGCTCAGAACCCCCTGACTTATACGGCGGCCTCTACGCCTGCTGGTATTGCCAGCTCCTTGAGCGTCTACGTCAATGGCGTTCGCTGGAAGGAGGCCATGCGTCTGACGGATCTCGGGTCTAGGGATCGTGCTTTTGTGGTGCAAACGGACGAGGAACAGAAGACGACTATTATTTTCGGCGACGGCCAGAATGGGACACGTCTCCCGACCGGGATCGAGAATGTGAAGGCCGAGTACCGATCAGGAATCGGTACCGTTGGGAATGTCGAGGCTGAACGGGTTCGACTCCTCATGACACGCCCGTTGGGTGTGAAAGCAGTGGACAACCCCCTACGGGCGTCCGGAGGCGCCGATCCAGAAGGGACCGACCTCGTCCGGGCCAATGCGTTTCTCGGGGTGATGGCATTTGATCGTGTGGTCTCGGTCCAAGACTACGAAGACTTTGCCCGCAGTTTTGCGGGAATCGGCACGGCTCGGGCCGAGTTGTTACGACACGGGCGGCAACAATTCATTCATCTCACGATTGCCGGGATCGAAGACGGTCCGATTGATCAGGGTTCCGACCTCTACAACCATTTAACCGAGGCCTTGCGAAAGTATGGAGATCCCCGTCACCAATTTTCTCTTGCCTCACGCGAATTGCTCGTCCTTGTCTTGTCGGCCAGGGTAGCGGTGCATCCGGACTACCAATGGGCCGATGTCGAGCAGCAGGTCCGGACAACCTTGTTCGCACAATTCAGTTTCGCGAAGCGCGCCTTGGGGCAAGATGCCTATCTCAGCGAGGTGATCTCAACCATCCAGAACGTCCGTGGTGTGCACTCTGTCGATGTCGATGTGTTTGATTATGTTCCCCAGATACAAGAAGCGGGAGCGCAGCGGCGTCTCTTGCCGATCCCTGAGCTAGATCGGCTGGCCCGCAAAAAAATCGAGGACATGAAAAAGACGCCTCAGGACCAACCGAAGGACGCGATCAGCGTCAGTCCTGCACGCATCGTCGCGGGAGCCGTTCGTCCTGCCCAGTTGGGCTACATCCCTTTTGCCGTCCCGAGTGCGATTGAATTAACCCCGAGGCCAGTATGA